TTAGTGGCATAATTAAGTGTAATCAAATAAAGTTTTTGAATTTGCTAAAAAGTTTAAACGAGTTCTATGGTTATCAGTGTTGAAATATGAAAATTTAAGATATCGTTTGCGCAATTTTATCGCTTATATTTGCATATGCTTTTCAGTCAAGTTATTGGTCAGGAACACATCAAAAAGCACCTGCAAATCTCTGCAAATAACGGTCGTATTCCGCATGCTCAGTTATTTATTGGCAAAGAAGGCTCCGGAACGTTACCTATGGCCATAGCTTATGCCCGGTATATTCTGTGTAATTTTTCTGAAAATACAGCTAGTTGTAATTTGAAATGTGAAAAATTACAACATCCTGATCTGCATTTTGCTTTTCCCGTAGCTGCAAATAATGTGGTAAAAACGCACCCTGTCAGTGATTTGTTTTTAGAAGATTGGCGAAACTTTATAAACACACAAGTATACGGCGGATTGTTTGACTGGCTACAGCAAATTGGTGTGGAAAATAAACAAGCGATCATGGGTGTGGACGAAGCGAAGGTCATTGTAAAAAAATTACAATTAAAATCGTATGAAGGGGGTTTTAAAGTGCTCATTATCTGGATGGCTGAGAAAATGAATATTGCGGCTGCCAATAAGCTCCTAAAGTTAATTGAAGAACCTCCCGAAAAAACGGTCTTTCTGTTGGTTACGGAAGACGAAGAACAAATTATAGACACGATCAGATCAAGATGCCAGTTGCTACACTTTCCTTTGTTAAGCGAGCAGGATATGATAACTGCTTTGATGGAAAGAGAAAAAGTTCCTGATAAAGAAGCTATTAAAATTGCTCACCAGGCCGATGGTAATTATAATAAAGCTCTCCAATTGCTACGTAATGATTCCAATAACTTAGTTTTTGAAGAGTGGTTCGTTACCTGGGTGAGAGCTGCTTTTAAAGCAAAAGGGAATGCTTCCGTTATACAACAATTGATTATCTGGTCTGACACCATTGCCAAAACCGGCAGAGAAACCCAGAAGCAATTCTTACACTACTGTTTACACTTTTTCAGACAAGCTCTTTTATTAAATTATAAAAGCTCTGAGTTGGTTTTTATGGAAACACGAACCGGTTTTGATATTTCCAAATTTGCTCCTTTTGTACATGGAGAAAATATGTTAGCGATTGAAAAAGAATTGAATGATGCACTATATCATGTGGAAAGAAATGGAAATGTAAAAATTATCTTACTGGATTTGTCTATGAAGTTAACCCGACTACTACATAAAAAAGAAGTACCTGTATAAATGCTTTCCTCATTTTATGTAATAAACCGGTATCCTCTTTTTTTGTAACTTAGCATAAATCTTGGGGTATTTATTGCTGTTTAAAGTTTTAAGTTAAAAGTTCACCCGATAACTCTCATAAAATACAGGGAAACCATATTATTTTTTGAGAAAAACAGAAATTAAAATAATAGTACAAAAGAACAATCGTATGAAATTAGGAATATCACTTTTCATCATTATAGGATTGGCAACCTGCAATTCATTAAAACTTGAAAAAAATCCGGTATTTAAAATAATAGGAGGAACTTATAATAATTGGGTAGGCGGCCAACCGGGGATCAGTGGAATACGAATGGTTATCGAATATGAGTCTGCTAAAAAAATAGATTTCAAAGGCATCTATTTTTCAAATAAATATACAAAAGCAGAACTGAAACAGGAAAAAAATAAAATGTATGTAGTTGCTCATTTTGATACTTCAACCAGACAATCTAACGATAGAATCTTAGACAGAGATCCAAAAAAAGAGATGAATAACAAGCTTCCTGATATTCATATACCTCCTTTTGAAATTAAGGAAAATGAAGCTATCATTTTTTATATGGAAGGAACAAAGAAAAAATATGTGAAAGTCTCAAATTTAAAAAAAACAGACACCGTATTTTTTCCGTAATAGAAACCATCTTGACTTTTTCTATTTCATAAGAAAGAAATTAAAATACTGATAATCAAATATTTACTATTCATTTTTTGAATAGTATTTTTTTTGGCACGCAATTTGAAAACCCAATACTATATTTATAATAGAGTTTAAAGTTTGAAAGTCTCAAGTTAAAAGTTCGCTCAATTTTTTTTAAGACACTGAGAAAAATTAAAATAATATAAAGCAACAGGTATGAAAACAATAAAACTACTTTTAATATTAGCAACATCAGGAATATTGTTTAATTCCTGTACAGTTATTGTAGATGATGTCTTTGACAATTCTATTTCTTTAGAGGAATTAATGACAAGCTACGATTTATGGTATGTAGATTATCACAGAACTTCAGGAACAGGAGATGTCCCGTTTATGTCCAAAGCATTTACTATTTCATTTTTAAATGGAAGGTTCCATGCAAATAATAATATTGCGGATATTGGCATAACAGGGAATGGACTGGGAATTGTTGTGGGTAGTTATTTCACAAACAGAGGGCTTTTAGAAATCCATCACGATGTAGACGGAAGACATGATTTTGATGTAATACAGGTATCTCCGAATGAAATAAGGATATACGACAGTTATCAGAATGTAAGTTATTATCTGGTAGGGTATCAAAGAAACCGCTTTGATTATGATATGTTATTTTATGAAAACATAGAATATTTTTTACAAGAGTATATTGCCTGGGAAAGGATATCAATTGGCAATTCAGGACCTCCGGCAGTTTTTGACGATGAAAATTACCTGCAGTTTACACCGGAAAATAATACAACATTTTATTCATCACATGATGCTTCCGGCACAAATATTGACGCTATTTCATGGGATTTTACAGGTTCTTATCAGGTGTATGATGTACAAGGATACCAGGATCTTAAAATTTTAACACTTAATTATGACAGTGGAGATACTGAAGAGTTTGAATTAAGCGTTATAAATGACGGACGAGTTCGTTTATTTAATGTAGTATCCGGGACAACGTATGATTTTTCCGGTAGAGGATTCATCCGGTTCTTAAGAGGAGAAAAAAAAGCAGCTGACCTTGTAAGGTTGTAAGGAATAACGGAAGAAAACGAACTAAAGTGAAAAGAGAAATAAAAAACAGAAAATATATAAAGTAAAGTTTGGTTAGTTGATTTTTGGTTGGTTATTTCTCAATAACCAATTAAAAGAGAAGCCGCTCTCATCAGGAGCGGTTTTTTTAATTTAGATACGTTATAACATTCCTGAGAAAAAAGTATCTTTAGCAAAAAATGTAATACCAAAATGAATACTAAAGTGGTATAATGACACAATTAACAGCATTTATTCAACAATGGTAAATAAAAATGAGCATGAGTAACTACTCAAGAATAATAGCAGGTTGTATGTCATGGGGAAACTGGGGGAAACAACTTTCTCTCCAAGAAATGATTATTCAGTTACAATCGACTCTTGATGTAGGGATAACCACATTTGATCATGCCGATATTTATGGTGATTATAGTACGGAAACTCAATTTGGACAGGCTTTTGCAAAAAGTGGAGTTCAACGGGAGCGTATTCAGATCATTTCAAAATGTGGAATACAATATGTAGGGAAAGCCAGAGATAACAAAATCAAGCATTACAACTATGGCAAGGATTATATTATTTGGAGCGTAGAAAAATCATTAAAAAATTTACAAACAGATTATTTGGATTTAGTATTGCTTCACAGGCCAAGTCCGTTAATGAGACCCTATGAAATTGCAGCGGCAATTCATCAATTAAAAAAAGACGGAAAAATACGCCATTTCGGGGTTTCTAATTTTACTCCTTCTCAAATCGATTTGATTCATGATCGAATAAAGATAGAAGTCAATCAAATTGAATTTTCTCTAACTCAACATTCGGCAATGCAAAACGGGTCATTAGATCACATGACTTTAAAAGAAATTACACCTATGTCCTGGAGTCCGTTAGGAACTGTTTTTAAAGAACAAAACAAAGCATCTCTTCGCATAAAAAAAACTTTAAATTCACTCACTAAAAAATACAATGCTACGGAAGATCAATTACTCTTGGCATGGGTTTTAAAACATCCTTCTAAAATTCATCCGGTAATTGGAACCACTAACAAAGAACGTATGATAAATGCCCAAAAAGCTATAGCAATTGATTTGGAATTAGAAGATTGGTTTTCTTTATTAGTGGCCTCTCAAGGGCATAAAGTTCCATAATCAGTTATATGGGTTATTTTTCAGTAAAAGCCAAGCGGTATATCATTACAGAGTGCCCCCCTCCATAGCTTCTCCCTTGACTTGTTATGACTAAATACCGGTCATCATCGGTAATGGCCATTCCCACAGGAAAAGAATCGGCGGGGACGGTTGCTACTATTTTCATCGTTTTAGCATCTATGGCTACAATCTTACTACCGCTATTGACACAGGCAAAAATATATTTTCCGCTATTAGAAACTACTATTGTCCTGGCTCCCCTTCCTACCGAACAGCTTTCCCACGCTTCAAACCTGTTGTTTTTTTTAGAGGTATTCAAACGTTTTGTCAGAAAATCCGCTAAAACTGCTTTTTGCACATAGCCTGTTGAATTGGTACTGATATAGATATAACCATCCCGGATAAGCAAGTGCCGCAAATTCGTTTTCATTCCAAAAGTAGTTCCCAAATACGTTTTGCTTTCCATATCAAAAGTAGCAATACCTCCGCCACCCATTCTTCCCACTAAGAGGTATTTTGAGTCGGGTGTAAAGACCGTTCCCCGCAAGCAATATCCACAGTTATTGTCTCTGTTTACTTTTTTTTTACCACCAAAATCTAATGTAACACGATAATCTACTACAAAATGCTTGACATATTTAAAATCGTTAATATCTTCCGAATCTATGTCGATGAGTCCTATCGTATTATCTCCCCAGTGAGTAACTGCAATATATTTGTTGTCGGGAGAAGCGGCAATCATTTTGGGCAAAGGGCCTGTGGGCATCACACGTACTATTTCATCGCTGTCCGTATCAATGATAGCTACAGCAGAAGGGCTCTCTGCATTGGCATCATAACTACGGCGATAATACGTCACCCATAGGTATTTACCTTTGTGTGAAAGGCAGCTTTCTACAGGTTTTCCGCTAAATATATTAAAGTTGCTTTTTCTGCGTTTATATGTATAATCAAAAACAGTATGTTTATCTCCAAAAAGAGGTTGTTGCCCGGCTTTGAAAGTATGTCTTATCACTTTTATTTTCCGAAACGTATTCATATCATAAACAATTGTTTCATATCCTTCTAAAGATTGAATATATAACTTTTGCTTGCTTGCCAGATAGGTTGCCGACTTGGGCGAGTAAATATCAGTGTCATATACATCATTCGGGTCAGATGTTTTACTTGTACGATGTTGAAAACGTTTAAATAAAGTCATTTTTATCGGAGCATCCGCCGGCGTTGAGTTTATGCCTATCTTATTGTATACAAGTGGCAGTCTTTTCTGGCCGTAAGCATAAAAAACCATAGATACTATTACTAGTAAAAAGATATTTCTCATTTTATATATTTTGGCTCTAGTTTAAAATTGCGTTGATATTAATTTTTGATACTTCAATCCAATATTTTGATATTTTTGATACGTATTAATATCTTCTGACACTTTATTTACAAAGGCATTGAGTTTATCGTTTCTATATTTTAATTTTTCTTTGATGCGATACCAGTTCAAATATTGTTGCAAGTATTTGGTAGATACTCCCCAAAACTTGTTATCTATCCATTTCTTAACTCTGTTATGAGTTGAGTTGACATGTTGTATATGATACACTTTGTTTTTGACACGTTGTTTTATGACGCCTTTTAGAGTGTGATGCTCTATTTTATTGTCTATTGCAAATCCTTTGTAGCTTAGATGTGCGTCCCTACATAAAATGGCTTTACTTGCCTTTATTCTGCTGCCAATAGCATTTACAATATCTATTTTCTTTAATCTTCCCATAGTGGCTACAGTAATATCTGGATTAGATGTTCTATCTTGGGTTACAATAACAGCTACTTGATCATTACTGATGCCTTTGGTTTTAGAGCTACCACCACGTTTTCTTGATTCCCGATGATTTACTGGTCGCCCTTTTTCTGAATTTAAAAAGAAGGTCTCATCACTTTCTGTAATGCCTGTAAAATCATCTTTATCGTTTTCTGATAATGGGACTAATATCTTATGAGGCCAGTCAAAAGCCGTTTTCTTGTTTATCGATAAGGCTACTTTTATCTTATCTAAGCTCTTTTCTTCTAGCATTAATTCAAGGTAGTCATCAATCTTGTCCTTATGTTGCAAACCTGCCATCCAAGTACCTGTGTATTCTGTAAAACTGCGTTTGCAGGATTTACACTTATAGCGCTGAGAGCCTTTGTCAATACCAAATTTTACATACTTTGGATGCCAGCAATGGGCGCAACAACCTAACTTATTGTCTAATAAAAAACGCCTAGATTCTTGGCTTCTTACCGTTGGAACTGAATCTTTTGGTGATGTTGACAATTCTTTTAACAATTCCTGCCTTTCAGATGGGGAAAGTTTGGAAATTCCTCGCTTTATTTCTTGTAAATTCATGTATTAAATATACAAATAATAGCTGTTATAAACTAGAGCCTATATTTTTCTAGTCTTCTCCGAATAACCGGATATGCTAATTATAAATGGCAAGTTACGAGTTCTTGTTAAAATATACGATAAGAACAATAATGCCTATAGCTAACAAAACAGCTAATGTAATTTTAATCCAGCTATAAGGGCGTTGGCCCTGAACTTCTCCTGTTCTTCCATTGACTAAAAACTGATACAATTTATTTTTATATCGGTATACACTTACATAGACAGGGAGTAACAAATGTTTAAAAGTAATCGCATCATAATTGGTTTTCATAGAAATGATTCGTTGCACATCACCGCCAATATCCTGTCTGATCAGCGTTCGGATTTTCGGGTCCATAATCCCTTTGGCAATGTCAAACCCTTCTTCCAAATTAATTTGATATTTTTCGGTAAGAAACCCGATTAAATACTTTTTCTCAAACGGAACCAGATTTTCCAAGTCCCAGGGTTCTAATTTGTACACATATTTTTTGAGTAAAGACCGGGTAGCTGTTACTAAAACATCATCAAAGAATTTTTTTACACTTCCAGAAGTCGGATACCAGCGCGTTTTTCTTACTTGCCGGGTTTTGGTAACGGTTTTTCCGTTTTCCGTTGTCGTATAAGATTCTGTTACATAGTAATAGATACCCCGTTGACCGGCATACTTTGTATAAGTATCCGTATCGTACGTCCAATAAGGGATATAGATTCCTTTAAAACGATCAAAATGTAAAGATGCTTTTTTAAGATCGTTGGGAGCAAACCAAAGTTTATTGATCCACTTTTTAAATTGACTTCTTGCAGATTCCTTATCTAGTTTAAAAGGGAGTAATGATTTCGGTTGAATAATGCTTTCTTCCCGGGATGCTTCAACAGCCAATGCTGTAGCGCAGTATGGGCAACTTGAAGAAGTAATATGAGGAGCTAATGAAGAAGTAGCACCACAACTATGGCACTTCACAAATTTCTCGACAAGTGTTTCTTGAGTATTTGATTTTTCTTTCAAATACTTATGAAAATCGAGTTCTTCAAAATCTTCTTCTATTTCCGGAATTTCATTTTTCGTTCCGCAGTGTTCACATTCCAGAAACCGAGTTCCCGGTTTGTATTTGAGATCTCCGCCACAATTGACACACGAGAATTCACCAATTGCTATTTCTTTTTCAGAAGGTTTTTCCATTATTTACCGGGTATTGGAGGGGGAACGCTTCCAAATAGAGATGACAATTCATCCAATTGCCCGGCAGCATCCCAATTTTTCATTCCTTCGCGCCAAACCAGCGTTTCTTTTGTTACTATCATTTCTTTTAACAAATTCATGGTAAACGGCCCGGATTGTTGTCCGTTTACAGCAACATAATAATTATGTGCTGTTGATGGAATTGACGGTGGGGTTGCTCCTGTATTTTGCCGATTGGAAAAGGCCTGTCCCATTTGATTTGCCATGGCAAACCCCATTCCCATTCCCATGCCCGCTCCGGCAGTTCCGCTATCGTTTTCAGCTGCTTTTTCCAAAGCTTTGGCAGCTTTCAATTGTGCCAATTTATTCATGTCGATTGCATTCAGGCGACTCAACTCAAAGATTTCTGCTTTCATTTCTTCCGGCATCGACACATTTTCAATTAAAAATTTCGTGACATCGATCCCATACTTTTTAAACTCGGGACTGATCACTTCACGGACGTATTCGGAAATTTCATTTGTATTTGAAGCATAGTTTTCCACAGGTAAATTTGCTTCTCCAATAGCATCCGTAAAGCGGGTTACAATCATACTCCTCAATTGGTCTGTAATTTTATCTGTAGTAAAATTACCATCGGTTCCTACGATTTCTTTCATAAAAACAGGAGCGTCATTTACTTTGATCACATAGGTTCCAAAAGCGCGAATCTCCAGCATTCCGAAGCGTTGATCACTTAAGGTAATCGGATTTTTAGTTCCCCACTTTTGATCTGTGATGTTTCTTGTACTTACAAAATAAGCTTCTGCCTTAAAAGGGCTGTCAAAACCATACTTCCAGCCTTTTAAAGTTGAAAGAACGGGCAGGTTTTGTGTAGTTAAGGTATACATCCCGGGAGGGAATACATCTGCTATCTGTCCTTCATTTACAAAAACAGCTACCTGTCCTTCACGAACGGTTAATTTTGCCTCGTTTTTAATTTCATTTTGGTATCGTTCAAAACGATGTACGAGTGTATTATTAGAATCATCGAGCCATTCAATGATGTCAATAAATTCTCCACGTATTTTGCTAAAAAGTCCCATTCTATAAAATTTTACGTAATTCCTTTCTCTAATAGGTATACAAGATAAGAGATTTGTTACAGAGTGTTAAGTAACTTTAACCGTAATCAGGCAATGGTGTTTTTAATGATATACTTATTTTAAACTTTTCCATCTGCTTCCGCTTAGTCATTTTATAAAATATAAATAGCTACAAATCAAACTTAATTCCTTGTGCCAAAGGCAAATCGGTTGTATAATTAATCGTATTTGTCTGTCGTCTCATATATACTTTCCACGCATCGGATCCCGACTCACGTCCGCCGCCCGTATCTTTTTCCCCGCCAAAAGCACCGCCGATTTCCGCACCGGAAGTTCCAATATTTACATTGGCAATTCCGCAATCAGAACCTGCATGTGATAAAAAATGCTCTGCCTCGCGCAAATTATTCGTCATAATTGCGGAAGATAAGCCTTGTGTTACTCCATTTTGAATTTCAATTGCGTTTTCAATATTTCCCGAATATTTTAACAAGTACAAAACCGGAGCAAAGGTTTCATGCTGTACAATCTCAAAAGTATTATCGGCTTCGGCAATAGCAGGTTTTACATAACAACCACTTTCATAACCTTTACCGGACAATACGCCTCCTTCAACTACAATGGTTCCTCCCTCCGCAACTACTTTTCCCAGAGCTGCTTTGTACATAGCAACGGCATCCGTATCAATCAGAGGACCTACGTGATTGCTTTCATCCAAAGGGTTGCCGATACGCAATTGCTGATATGCATTGATCAGAGCATCTTTTACTTTGTCATAAATAGT
This window of the Flavobacteriaceae bacterium genome carries:
- a CDS encoding DNA polymerase III subunit delta' is translated as MLFSQVIGQEHIKKHLQISANNGRIPHAQLFIGKEGSGTLPMAIAYARYILCNFSENTASCNLKCEKLQHPDLHFAFPVAANNVVKTHPVSDLFLEDWRNFINTQVYGGLFDWLQQIGVENKQAIMGVDEAKVIVKKLQLKSYEGGFKVLIIWMAEKMNIAAANKLLKLIEEPPEKTVFLLVTEDEEQIIDTIRSRCQLLHFPLLSEQDMITALMEREKVPDKEAIKIAHQADGNYNKALQLLRNDSNNLVFEEWFVTWVRAAFKAKGNASVIQQLIIWSDTIAKTGRETQKQFLHYCLHFFRQALLLNYKSSELVFMETRTGFDISKFAPFVHGENMLAIEKELNDALYHVERNGNVKIILLDLSMKLTRLLHKKEVPV
- a CDS encoding aldo/keto reductase, with amino-acid sequence MSNYSRIIAGCMSWGNWGKQLSLQEMIIQLQSTLDVGITTFDHADIYGDYSTETQFGQAFAKSGVQRERIQIISKCGIQYVGKARDNKIKHYNYGKDYIIWSVEKSLKNLQTDYLDLVLLHRPSPLMRPYEIAAAIHQLKKDGKIRHFGVSNFTPSQIDLIHDRIKIEVNQIEFSLTQHSAMQNGSLDHMTLKEITPMSWSPLGTVFKEQNKASLRIKKTLNSLTKKYNATEDQLLLAWVLKHPSKIHPVIGTTNKERMINAQKAIAIDLELEDWFSLLVASQGHKVP
- a CDS encoding peptidoglycan-binding protein, which produces MRNIFLLVIVSMVFYAYGQKRLPLVYNKIGINSTPADAPIKMTLFKRFQHRTSKTSDPNDVYDTDIYSPKSATYLASKQKLYIQSLEGYETIVYDMNTFRKIKVIRHTFKAGQQPLFGDKHTVFDYTYKRRKSNFNIFSGKPVESCLSHKGKYLWVTYYRRSYDANAESPSAVAIIDTDSDEIVRVMPTGPLPKMIAASPDNKYIAVTHWGDNTIGLIDIDSEDINDFKYVKHFVVDYRVTLDFGGKKKVNRDNNCGYCLRGTVFTPDSKYLLVGRMGGGGIATFDMESKTYLGTTFGMKTNLRHLLIRDGYIYISTNSTGYVQKAVLADFLTKRLNTSKKNNRFEAWESCSVGRGARTIVVSNSGKYIFACVNSGSKIVAIDAKTMKIVATVPADSFPVGMAITDDDRYLVITSQGRSYGGGHSVMIYRLAFTEK
- a CDS encoding IS1595 family transposase, with amino-acid sequence MNLQEIKRGISKLSPSERQELLKELSTSPKDSVPTVRSQESRRFLLDNKLGCCAHCWHPKYVKFGIDKGSQRYKCKSCKRSFTEYTGTWMAGLQHKDKIDDYLELMLEEKSLDKIKVALSINKKTAFDWPHKILVPLSENDKDDFTGITESDETFFLNSEKGRPVNHRESRKRGGSSKTKGISNDQVAVIVTQDRTSNPDITVATMGRLKKIDIVNAIGSRIKASKAILCRDAHLSYKGFAIDNKIEHHTLKGVIKQRVKNKVYHIQHVNSTHNRVKKWIDNKFWGVSTKYLQQYLNWYRIKEKLKYRNDKLNAFVNKVSEDINTYQKYQNIGLKYQKLISTQF
- a CDS encoding DUF4339 domain-containing protein, with product MGLFSKIRGEFIDIIEWLDDSNNTLVHRFERYQNEIKNEAKLTVREGQVAVFVNEGQIADVFPPGMYTLTTQNLPVLSTLKGWKYGFDSPFKAEAYFVSTRNITDQKWGTKNPITLSDQRFGMLEIRAFGTYVIKVNDAPVFMKEIVGTDGNFTTDKITDQLRSMIVTRFTDAIGEANLPVENYASNTNEISEYVREVISPEFKKYGIDVTKFLIENVSMPEEMKAEIFELSRLNAIDMNKLAQLKAAKALEKAAENDSGTAGAGMGMGMGFAMANQMGQAFSNRQNTGATPPSIPSTAHNYYVAVNGQQSGPFTMNLLKEMIVTKETLVWREGMKNWDAAGQLDELSSLFGSVPPPIPGK